One genomic region from Miscanthus floridulus cultivar M001 unplaced genomic scaffold, ASM1932011v1 os_1688_1_2, whole genome shotgun sequence encodes:
- the LOC136534215 gene encoding mini-chromosome maintenance complex-binding protein-like has protein sequence MVGPQYDLVGNPLGAVRATFERTAAAAAAESGGADPVAAFRGKDWGAGDLFRSFLFEQDGLAKVPVLDASNLGLIKPNTLVRYRGMVQDMLGNEYYIGAFKDGSTWRTNKYTDFSPFSMPHPCDSHLWERHLFHCVPAPGQNSWTLESSPGPDVRRMSNCLAPELREKRKRDGDDDAMDVSENGHKESSFCKKPKEGDVHVSSSSTEVAGTVPEMNGGDHHIPGSSFSCLVKIYDMPESQVKLNDVIEFIGVYTFDPELAAPSDNPDDIMLDLMEDVTVQLPPSKVPRLHCLVWGKLSSHDFISRPVVEPSPSLLKGIRQSLLSHLTLVLGNDELAAQCLLLHLLSRLRSRVDVVTVGRLSLNFTGFNKESASIFGNQLYSLIQKLVPYSQAIPLSIDYLNSATLQPRKDNKSGRLVTGVLQLPQGTHLTFDETLLQTGSLTCKGVENTMLLKNLMESQKVDYDFEYYKLEMTADVQLLTLSEGKSNILPSDLVVPFRPSSVPTVNAGAEETESWRWYLATVRSLPQSTEPETYQMIQDEMVSAMRDDRSLGCSELSRWLTMAQIMALSFGEKSLSLEHWHMVKELERLRKQRMQ, from the exons atggtgGGGCCACAGTACGATCTCGTCGGGAACCCCTTGGGCGCGGTGCGCGCCACCTTCGAGaggacggccgccgccgccgcggcggagtCCGGTGGAGCCGACCCTGTGGCGGCGTTCCGGGGCAAGGACTGGGGCGCCGGCGACCTCTTCCGCTCCTTCCTCTTCGAGCAAGACGGCCTTGCCAAG GTTCCGGTGTTGGATGCATCAAATCTTGGATTGATCAAACCAAACACCCTGGTCCGGTACCGGGGAATGGTTCAGGATATGCTTGGGAATGAGTACTACATTGGTGCTTTCAAG GATGGGTCAACTTGGAGGACAAACAAGTACACTGACTTCTCACCGTTCTCAATGCCACATCCTTGTGATTCACATCTTTGGGAGCGTCATCTCTTCCACTGTGTGCCT GCACCTGGACAAAATTCTTGGACACTGGAGTCTTCACCAGGACCTGATGTCCGCAGGATGTCAAACTGCTTGGCACCTGAATTAAGAGAGAAAAGGAAGAGAGATGGGGATGATGATGCTATGGAT GTTTCAGAAAATGGGCACAAAGAGTCTTCATTCTGCAAGAAGCCG AAGGAAGGCGATGTTCATGTCTCATCCAGTTCAACTGAAGTGGCAGGAACTGTTCCAGAGATGAATGGAGGCGATCATCATATACCTGGAAGCTCATTTTCATGTCTAGTGAAG ATCTATGACATGCCTGAAAGTCAAGTGAAGCTAAATGATGTTATTGAGTTTATTGGTGTATATACATTTGACCCAGAACTTGCTGCTCCTAGTGACAACCCAGATGATATAATGTTAGACCTCATGGAAGATGTAACAGTTCAGTTGCCTCCGAGCAAG GTGCCACGTCTTCACTGTTTGGTATGGGGAAAATTATCATCCCACGATTTTATTTCAAGGCCTGTTGTTGAG CCTTCACCTAGCCTGTTAAAAGGCATTCGGCAATCTTTGCTCTCACACCTCACTCTCGTGTTAGGCAATGATGAACTTGCAGCCCAGTGCTTGCTGTTGCATCTTCTATCCAGA CTTCGCAGTAGGGTGGACGTGGTCACTGTTGGCAGACTCTCCTTGAATTTCACTGGCTTCAACAAGGAAAGTGCTTCCATATTTGGGAATCAACTGTATTCTTTGATCCAGAAATTGGTGCCATATTCACAAGCCATACCTCTGTCAATTGACTATCTCAACTCAGCCACACTTCAACCTAGAAAGGACAACAAGTCAGGAAG GTTGGTCACAGGAGTTCTGCAGCTACCTCAAGGCACTCATCTGACCTTTGATGAGACTCTTCTGCAGACAGGGTCATTGACATGTAAAGGTGTGGAAAATACCATGCTGCTCAAGAATCTGATGGAGTCGCAGAAG GTTGACTACGATTTTGAGTACTACAAGCTGGAAATGACAGCTGATGTGCAGCTACTTACTCTCTCTGAGGGAAAATCAAACATCCTTCCTTCAGACTTGGTAGTGCCTTTCCGGCCATCGTCTGTTCCCACAGTTAATGCAGGTGCTGAGGAAACTGAAAGTTGGAGGTGGTATTTGGCCACAGTAAGGTCTCTTCCTCAGTCCACTGAACCTGAGACTTACCAG ATGATTCAAGATGAAATGGTCAGTGCCATGCGCGATGATAGGAGCTTGGGTTGTTCTGAACTTAGCAG ATGGCTAACAATGGCACAAATAATGGCCTTGAGCTTTGGCGAGAAGAGTCTTTCTTTGGAGCACTGGCACATGGTGAAGGAGCTTGAGAGGCTTAGAAAGCAGAGGATGCAATGA
- the LOC136534216 gene encoding UDP-xylose transporter 3-like, translating to MGVAGEKFQLGTVGALSLSVVSSVSIVICNKALMSSLGFNFATTLTSWHLLVTFCSLHVALCMKLFEHKPFDARTVMGFGVLNGISIGLLNLSLGFNSVGFYQMTKLAIIPCTVILETLFFRKKFSRNIKLSLSVLLVGVGVATVTDLQLNTVGSVLSLLAIITTCIAQIMTNTIQKKFKVSSTQLLYQSCPYQALTLFLIGPFLDGFLTNQNVFAFDYTTQVLFFIVLSCLISVSVNFSTFLVIGKTSPVTYQVLGHLKTCLVLTFGYVLLHDPFSWRNILGILIAVIGMVLYSYFCTRETQQKPAEVSPQVIQGESNPLISDSLSAAENGGSAPDDEPLKVPMWSSKYSKA from the exons ATGGGGGTGGCGGGGGAGAAGTTCCAGCTGGGGACGGTGGGGGCGCTCAGCCTCTCGGTGGTGTCCTCCGTCTCcatcgtcatctgcaacaaggctCTCATGAGCTCCCTCGGCTTCAACTTCG CCACTACTTTGACAAGCTGGCATCTCCTGGTTACGTTCTGCTCTCTCCATGTGGCATTATGTATGAAGCTCTTTGAGCACAAGCCTTTCGATGCAAGGACCGTCATGGGATTTGGAGTGCTCAATGGCATATCGATCGGACTTCTTAACTTGAGCCTGGGTTTCAATTCTGTTGGTTTCTATCAG ATGACAAAGCTGGCTATTATTCCCTGTACTGTTATATTGGAGACCCTTTTCTTCAGGAAGAAATTTAG TCGGAATATCAAGCTCTCCCTTAGTGTGCTCCTTGTTGGTGTTGGTGTTGCAACTGTAACTGATCTGCAACTCAACACTGTGGGATCCGTACTGTCCCTGCTGGCAATCATCACAACCTGTATTGCTCAGATC ATGACAAATACAATACAGAAGAAGTTCAAGGTATCTTCAACGCAGCTTCTGTACCAATCTTGCCCATACCAAGCATTGACTTTGTTCCTTATCGGTCCATTCCTTGATGGGTTTTTGACTAACCAAAATGTCTTTGCTTTCGATTACACAACTCAAGTTCTG TTTTTCATCGTGTTGTCATGCCTGATTTCAGTCTCAGTAAACTTCAGCACTTTTCTCGTGATTGGGAAGACATCTCCTGTAACTTACCAAGTTCTTGGGCATCTGAAAACATGCTTGGTTCTCACCTTTGGCTATGTTCTGCTTCACGATCCGTTTAGCTGGAGAAACATACTTGGAATCCTCATTGCGGTAATTGGGATGGTTTTGTATTCATACTTCTGCACTAGAGAGACTCAGCAAAAACCAGCAGAAGTCTCCCCGCAAGTCATTCAG GGTGAATCAAACCCTCTGATCTCGGACTCCCTGAGCGCTGCTGAAAACGGGGGCAGTGCCCCCGACGACGAACCTCTGAAGGTACCAATGTGGAGCTCAAAGTACTCGAAGGCGTGA